Proteins encoded in a region of the Clostridium beijerinckii genome:
- a CDS encoding Wadjet anti-phage system protein JetD domain-containing protein has protein sequence MRNYKKILLDKLIDSYESSVIYKGDALRDTQIYLKFNLKSIKEYFDELNYKYKEEIDVACNQLEIEKLIKVYKGKGYKSHIIEKIQLNLENIEAAYLYLNRKEKKQKEDEVSTLLESYKEGEDALGNFATYITDKLKSNGSVKKYLDIDNVSECKDILKGIDEVLKQDEEIFRRNFSVKVYGDSKRYEAIEGKIIKIIKDFSSDEVLNDYNILKNYTYVYFKGDISLRLKESKINANDFLGGIAVSSKDIENIKEIKVSGSKLVTIENLTSFNNYTGDGGVIYLGGYHNSVRQKLLIKIYSENPHINYYHSGDIDAGGFKILVHLKRKTKIPFKTLNMDSETLRENINYAKELTTNDVNEINRLLESEEYKDYTDVLSTIIKLNKKLEQEIIF, from the coding sequence ATGAGAAATTATAAAAAAATACTATTAGATAAGTTAATTGATTCTTATGAAAGCAGTGTCATTTATAAGGGCGATGCGTTAAGAGATACACAGATATACTTGAAATTTAATTTGAAAAGTATAAAGGAATATTTTGATGAACTAAATTACAAATATAAAGAAGAAATTGATGTAGCTTGTAATCAGTTAGAAATTGAAAAACTTATAAAAGTATATAAGGGAAAAGGATACAAAAGCCATATTATAGAAAAGATTCAATTAAATCTTGAGAATATAGAAGCAGCATATTTATATCTCAATAGGAAAGAAAAAAAGCAAAAAGAAGATGAAGTTTCCACATTATTGGAAAGTTATAAAGAAGGGGAAGATGCTCTTGGGAACTTTGCAACATATATTACAGATAAACTTAAGAGTAATGGATCTGTAAAAAAATATTTAGATATTGATAATGTATCGGAATGTAAAGATATATTAAAAGGTATAGATGAAGTGCTAAAGCAAGATGAAGAAATTTTTAGAAGAAATTTTTCTGTCAAAGTTTATGGGGATTCCAAAAGGTATGAAGCTATAGAGGGCAAAATAATTAAGATTATAAAAGACTTTTCTAGTGATGAAGTTCTTAATGATTATAACATTTTGAAGAATTATACCTATGTTTATTTTAAAGGAGATATAAGCTTGAGGCTTAAAGAAAGTAAAATAAATGCAAATGATTTTCTTGGAGGTATAGCTGTAAGCTCAAAGGATATAGAAAATATTAAAGAAATTAAAGTTTCAGGAAGTAAGCTGGTGACAATTGAAAATTTAACATCATTTAATAATTATACTGGAGATGGAGGTGTAATTTATTTAGGTGGGTATCATAATAGTGTTAGACAAAAGTTATTAATTAAAATTTATTCTGAAAATCCTCATATAAATTATTATCATTCTGGTGATATTGATGCCGGGGGTTTTAAAATTTTAGTTCATTTAAAAAGAAAGACAAAAATACCATTTAAAACTCTAAACATGGATAGTGAAACCTTACGTGAAAATATTAATTATGCTAAGGAACTTACAACTAATGATGTAAATGAGATTAATAGATTGTTAGAAAGTGAAGAATATAAGGACTATACAGACGTTCTATCTACAATAATTAAATTGAATAAAAAATTAGAGCAGGAAATAATTTTTTAA